A region from the Bacillota bacterium genome encodes:
- a CDS encoding HNH endonuclease: MPYKPKRPCSHSGCPKLTDGRFCAEHAKMEAKRYERYQRDPAVKKRYGRTWKRIRDRYIAAHPLCEQCEKHGRLTPAEEVHHIKPLSQGGTNDYANLMALCTPCHSGITAREGGRWGR; this comes from the coding sequence ATGCCCTACAAACCCAAACGGCCATGTTCCCACTCAGGTTGTCCGAAATTGACAGACGGCAGGTTCTGTGCGGAGCATGCCAAGATGGAGGCTAAACGATACGAGCGATACCAGCGTGACCCTGCTGTAAAGAAACGCTACGGCAGGACTTGGAAGCGAATCCGAGACAGGTACATTGCCGCCCATCCCCTTTGCGAGCAGTGTGAAAAGCATGGACGGCTGACACCCGCCGAGGAAGTACACCACATTAAGCCGCTTTCTCAAGGCGGCACAAACGACTATGCCAACCTTATGGCCTTGTGTACCCCCTGTCATTCCGGGATTACTGCCCGCGAAGGCGGACGCTGGGGACGGTAG
- a CDS encoding DEAD/DEAH box helicase, protein MKCRLEGYLMKYNPHEYQVFATEYILQNPISAILLDMGLGKSVITLTAVFDLTLDSFQIRKVLVIAPLRVARYTWPAEIEKWDHLHGLKYSVAIGNERERKAALLQKAQVYLINRENVEWLVQKSGLPFDYDMVVVDELSSFKSHQSKRFKSFMKVRPLVKRMVGLTGTPSTNGLMDLWAEYRLLDMGHRLGRFIGQYRSAFFVPDKRNGQVVFSYKPKPGADDVIYRLISDITISMKNTDYLKLPELVMNEVRVKMSPIEEKHYRTMKDEMVLSLKGKEIDAANAAALSGKLLQMANGAVYDESHGVAHLHDRKLDTLEDLIEAANGKPVLIAYWFKHDLERILERFPAERLDSAHSIKRWNDGEIPVAVIHPASAGHGLNLQAGGSALVWFSLTWSLELYQQTNARLWRQGQKNTVVIHHIIAEGTIDEQVMKALRQKDKTQTALIDAVKAALKEDCV, encoded by the coding sequence ATGAAGTGCAGATTGGAGGGATACTTGATGAAATACAATCCACATGAATATCAGGTTTTTGCTACTGAGTATATCCTCCAGAATCCCATTTCCGCAATCCTGCTGGATATGGGTCTTGGCAAGTCAGTAATTACACTGACCGCTGTCTTTGACCTGACGCTGGACAGCTTTCAAATCCGTAAGGTGCTGGTTATCGCCCCGCTGCGAGTCGCCCGTTATACATGGCCTGCCGAGATTGAGAAATGGGACCACCTGCACGGGCTGAAATATTCGGTTGCCATCGGAAACGAGCGAGAGCGCAAGGCGGCTCTCCTGCAAAAAGCTCAAGTCTACCTCATCAACCGGGAGAACGTAGAATGGTTGGTACAAAAGAGCGGGCTTCCCTTTGACTACGATATGGTGGTGGTCGATGAGTTGTCCTCCTTTAAGTCCCATCAGTCGAAAAGGTTTAAGAGTTTTATGAAAGTCCGGCCTTTAGTAAAAAGGATGGTTGGCTTAACCGGCACTCCTTCCACAAATGGTTTGATGGATTTATGGGCAGAATATCGGCTTTTGGATATGGGCCATCGGCTGGGACGCTTTATTGGACAGTACCGAAGTGCTTTCTTTGTACCCGACAAGCGCAATGGCCAGGTAGTATTTTCCTACAAGCCAAAGCCTGGCGCGGATGATGTTATTTACCGCCTTATTTCCGACATTACCATCAGCATGAAGAATACCGACTACTTGAAGCTGCCGGAACTGGTGATGAACGAGGTTCGCGTTAAAATGTCGCCCATTGAGGAGAAACACTACCGGACCATGAAGGATGAGATGGTGTTGTCCTTAAAGGGCAAGGAGATTGATGCTGCCAACGCGGCGGCCTTATCTGGGAAGCTCCTGCAGATGGCAAACGGTGCTGTCTATGACGAGAGCCACGGGGTGGCCCACCTGCATGACCGTAAACTGGACACCCTTGAGGATTTGATTGAAGCCGCCAACGGCAAGCCTGTCCTTATCGCTTACTGGTTCAAGCATGACCTGGAGCGGATACTGGAGCGTTTCCCAGCGGAACGACTGGACAGTGCCCATTCCATCAAACGATGGAATGATGGCGAAATCCCTGTGGCTGTTATCCATCCGGCTTCTGCCGGGCACGGACTGAACTTGCAGGCTGGCGGCTCTGCCCTGGTTTGGTTCTCACTGACGTGGAGCCTGGAACTCTACCAGCAGACCAATGCCAGGCTCTGGCGGCAGGGGCAAAAGAACACGGTGGTTATCCACCATATCATCGCCGAAGGCACGATTGACGAGCAGGTTATGAAAGCCCTGCGGCAAAAGGATAAAACCCAGACTGCATTAATTGATGCGGTAAAAGCAGCGTTGAAGGAGGATTGCGTATGA
- a CDS encoding P27 family phage terminase small subunit yields the protein MAKDGTNRGGRRVRAGDKPQPLADKITKGKAAKVLEVPDIHPESMLEAEDLDGAADLYGEDMPTPSDYLSSRQKDGKPLGADALFIETWRWLKERGCEKFVNPRLIEAYAQAFTRYIQCEEAISTYGLLGKHPTTGGAITSPFVQMSQSFQKQANLLWYEIFDIVKQNCTTAFVGNPQDDIMEALLSGRKGR from the coding sequence GTGGCAAAAGACGGAACCAACAGAGGCGGCAGGCGCGTCCGAGCAGGCGATAAGCCGCAGCCCCTTGCAGATAAAATTACAAAAGGCAAGGCTGCAAAAGTGCTTGAAGTGCCGGACATTCACCCTGAATCGATGCTGGAAGCAGAAGATCTGGACGGAGCCGCCGACTTATACGGCGAGGATATGCCGACCCCGAGCGATTACCTTAGCTCAAGGCAGAAAGATGGTAAGCCCCTGGGTGCAGATGCTCTATTCATAGAAACATGGAGATGGCTCAAGGAGCGCGGATGTGAGAAATTCGTCAATCCAAGGCTCATCGAAGCATATGCACAGGCATTTACCCGCTACATTCAGTGCGAGGAAGCCATAAGCACATACGGGCTTTTGGGGAAGCACCCAACTACAGGCGGTGCCATAACCAGTCCCTTTGTGCAGATGAGTCAGTCGTTTCAAAAACAGGCAAACCTGCTCTGGTATGAGATTTTCGACATCGTCAAGCAAAACTGCACCACAGCTTTTGTGGGAAACCCACAGGACGACATTATGGAAGCCCTCTTATCGGGCAGGAAAGGACGGTAA
- a CDS encoding phage portal protein yields the protein MSIFSRLFRTRDKPQNHVGSGFSFLFGSTTSGKTVNERTAMQTTAVYACVRILAEAIAGLPLHIYRYRLDGGKERISQHPLYYLLHNEPNPEMTSFVFRETLMSHLLLWGNAYAQVIRDGLGRVLGLYPLLPNKMDVHRSASGELVYTYYRDVDESGLKPKGGYITLRRDEVLHIPGLGFDGLVGYSPIAMAKNAIGMAMATEEYGASFFANGANPGGVLEHPGVVKDPKRVRESWNTVYQGSANAHRIAVLEEGMKFHQIGIPPEEAQFLQTRKFQINEIARIFRVPPHMVGDLEKSSFSNIEQQSLEFVKYTLDPWVVRWEQALQQSLLLPSEKPRYFVKFNVDGLLRGDYQSRMSGYATARQNGWMSANDIRELEDMNRIPAEEGGDLYLVNGNMTKLADAGVFANNQAKEVSK from the coding sequence ATGAGTATATTTTCCCGACTGTTCCGCACAAGAGATAAGCCACAAAACCATGTGGGCAGCGGGTTTTCATTTCTGTTCGGCAGTACTACCAGTGGCAAGACTGTCAACGAGCGAACGGCCATGCAGACCACGGCGGTGTATGCCTGTGTGAGAATATTGGCTGAAGCCATTGCAGGGCTTCCCCTGCACATATACCGCTATCGCTTGGACGGAGGTAAGGAGCGCATAAGCCAGCACCCGCTGTACTACCTCCTCCATAACGAACCCAACCCAGAGATGACTTCATTTGTGTTCCGAGAGACACTGATGAGTCATCTTTTACTTTGGGGTAATGCCTATGCGCAGGTTATCCGGGACGGGCTAGGGAGGGTGCTGGGGCTATACCCTCTTCTCCCTAACAAAATGGATGTTCACCGCTCTGCAAGCGGTGAACTGGTCTACACCTATTACCGTGACGTGGATGAAAGCGGACTAAAACCAAAAGGTGGCTATATCACCCTGCGGCGTGATGAAGTCCTGCATATACCCGGCTTGGGCTTTGACGGACTGGTCGGCTACTCGCCCATTGCCATGGCCAAAAATGCTATCGGCATGGCGATGGCAACGGAGGAATACGGCGCGTCCTTTTTTGCCAACGGAGCCAATCCGGGAGGGGTGCTGGAGCATCCTGGCGTGGTCAAAGACCCGAAACGGGTGCGGGAAAGCTGGAACACTGTGTATCAGGGCAGTGCCAACGCCCATCGCATTGCAGTGCTGGAGGAGGGCATGAAGTTTCATCAGATTGGCATCCCACCAGAGGAAGCACAGTTTTTACAGACCCGTAAATTCCAGATCAACGAGATCGCCCGCATTTTCAGGGTACCGCCCCACATGGTGGGGGATTTGGAGAAGTCGAGCTTTTCAAACATTGAGCAACAAAGCCTTGAGTTTGTAAAATACACCCTCGACCCGTGGGTGGTGCGTTGGGAGCAGGCTTTACAGCAGTCTCTTCTCCTGCCATCTGAAAAGCCCAGATATTTTGTGAAGTTCAATGTGGACGGGCTGCTTCGAGGTGATTACCAAAGCCGTATGTCCGGTTACGCTACGGCGCGCCAGAATGGTTGGATGAGTGCCAACGACATCCGTGAACTGGAGGACATGAACCGCATTCCCGCCGAGGAAGGCGGCGATTTGTATCTGGTCAACGGCAATATGACCAAGCTGGCTGACGCAGGTGTGTTTGCCAATAATCAAGCAAAGGAGGTCAGTAAATGA
- a CDS encoding Clp protease ClpP: MRKFWNWVRDSDDERTLYLNGPIAEETWWGDEVTPKLFKDELLSASGDITVWINSPGGDVFAAAQIYNMLMDYAGKVTVKIDGLAASAASVIAMAGGDVYMSPVSMLMIHNPSTIAIGDSEEMLRAKALLDEVKESIINAYELKSGLSRIRLSHLMDAETWMNAKKAVELGFADKIMFAASEEPQDTGQGLIFSRLAVTNSLLGKIPKPKPKTGTPIESLDKRLSLISH, translated from the coding sequence ATGAGGAAATTCTGGAACTGGGTGCGGGATTCGGATGATGAACGCACCCTTTATCTTAACGGTCCAATCGCAGAGGAAACCTGGTGGGGCGACGAGGTTACGCCCAAATTATTTAAGGATGAGCTGCTGTCTGCTTCCGGCGACATTACAGTGTGGATTAACTCTCCCGGAGGCGATGTATTTGCAGCGGCACAGATTTATAACATGCTCATGGATTATGCCGGAAAGGTAACAGTCAAGATTGACGGTCTGGCTGCAAGCGCTGCTTCGGTCATTGCCATGGCTGGCGGTGATGTATATATGTCTCCTGTGAGTATGCTGATGATCCACAATCCATCAACCATAGCCATCGGCGACAGCGAGGAGATGCTCCGGGCAAAAGCGCTGCTGGATGAGGTCAAGGAAAGCATCATCAACGCCTATGAACTGAAATCAGGGCTTTCCCGTATCAGGCTCTCCCACCTTATGGACGCGGAGACATGGATGAACGCCAAAAAGGCTGTGGAGCTGGGCTTTGCCGACAAAATTATGTTTGCGGCCAGTGAGGAACCGCAAGATACAGGGCAAGGCCTGATATTCAGCCGCCTGGCGGTCACCAACTCCCTGCTTGGGAAAATCCCCAAGCCCAAACCGAAAACGGGTACCCCCATTGAGTCGCTGGATAAGCGGCTCTCTTTAATTTCCCACTAA
- a CDS encoding VRR-NUC domain-containing protein gives MREKLIEQKLVRAVKMAGGLALKLVSPGFDGMPDRLILLPGGKMAFVEVKAHGMKPRPLQTRRHGMLKRLEFKVYVIDDEVQIGGILDEIQST, from the coding sequence ATGCGCGAGAAACTGATAGAACAAAAACTTGTCCGGGCTGTGAAAATGGCTGGAGGGCTTGCCTTGAAGCTTGTATCGCCTGGATTTGATGGAATGCCCGACCGCCTTATACTTTTACCCGGTGGAAAGATGGCCTTTGTCGAGGTAAAGGCCCATGGAATGAAACCCCGGCCTTTGCAGACTCGCAGGCATGGAATGCTCAAGCGGCTGGAATTTAAGGTTTATGTCATTGACGATGAAGTGCAGATTGGAGGGATACTTGATGAAATACAATCCACATGA
- a CDS encoding terminase large subunit — MRKLKKYKPTVFMAEGSYYDKDAADYAVSFIQALSHTKGSWAGKPFELIDWQEQIVRDVFGVLKPNGYRQFNTAYVEIPKKMGKSELAAAIALLLTCGDGEERAEVYGCAADRQQASIVFEVAADMVRMCPALSRRVKLLASTKRLIYLPTNSFYQVLSAEAYSKHGFNIHGVVFDELHTQPNRKLFDVMTKGSGDARRQPLYFLITTAGTDTQSICYETHQKALDIIEGRKCDPTFYPVIYGAKEEDDWTDPKVWKKANPSLGITVGIDKVKAACESAKQNPAEENSFRQLRLNQWVKQAVRWMPMAKWDACAFPVEAASLEGRVCYGGLDLSSTTDITAFVLVFPPEDEADKYTVLPFFWMPEDNIDLRVRRDHVQYDLWEKQGYILTTEGNVVHYGFIEKFIESLGERYNIREIAFDRWGAVQMVQNLEGLGFTVVPFGQGFKDMSPPTKELMKLTLEEKLAHGGHPVLRWMMDNIFIKTDPAGNIKPDKEKSTERIDGAVATIMALDRALRNGSGPSGTSVYDERGLLIL; from the coding sequence TTGCGAAAACTAAAAAAATACAAGCCTACCGTCTTTATGGCGGAGGGATCATATTACGACAAGGACGCCGCCGATTACGCCGTATCTTTTATTCAAGCCCTCTCCCACACCAAAGGCTCCTGGGCGGGTAAGCCCTTTGAACTCATCGACTGGCAGGAGCAGATTGTCCGTGATGTGTTTGGTGTCCTCAAGCCCAACGGCTACCGCCAGTTTAACACGGCCTATGTGGAGATACCCAAGAAGATGGGAAAAAGCGAACTGGCTGCAGCCATTGCCCTGCTTCTCACCTGTGGTGACGGTGAGGAACGGGCTGAGGTGTACGGCTGTGCTGCAGATCGCCAGCAGGCGTCCATCGTGTTTGAGGTGGCAGCTGACATGGTTCGCATGTGTCCGGCCTTATCACGGCGGGTTAAGCTGCTGGCTTCCACCAAGCGGCTGATATACCTGCCAACTAACAGCTTCTATCAGGTGCTGTCCGCTGAGGCTTACTCCAAGCACGGTTTCAACATCCACGGTGTGGTGTTTGATGAACTTCATACCCAGCCCAATCGCAAGCTGTTTGATGTCATGACCAAAGGATCAGGTGATGCAAGGAGACAGCCGCTGTACTTTCTCATTACCACAGCAGGCACAGACACACAGAGCATCTGCTATGAGACACACCAAAAAGCCCTCGACATCATTGAGGGCAGAAAGTGTGACCCCACCTTCTATCCTGTGATATATGGTGCGAAGGAAGAGGATGACTGGACTGACCCCAAGGTGTGGAAGAAAGCAAATCCCAGCCTGGGGATCACGGTTGGTATCGACAAGGTAAAGGCCGCCTGTGAAAGTGCGAAGCAAAACCCGGCTGAGGAGAACAGCTTCCGGCAATTGCGCCTGAACCAGTGGGTCAAGCAAGCCGTCCGCTGGATGCCCATGGCGAAATGGGATGCCTGCGCATTTCCGGTAGAGGCAGCAAGCCTTGAGGGACGGGTTTGTTACGGTGGGTTAGACCTTTCTTCCACCACGGACATCACGGCATTTGTGCTGGTGTTTCCGCCGGAGGATGAAGCGGACAAATACACTGTTCTCCCGTTCTTTTGGATGCCGGAGGATAACATTGACCTGCGCGTCCGGCGAGACCATGTACAGTACGACCTTTGGGAGAAGCAAGGATATATACTGACCACCGAAGGGAATGTGGTACATTACGGCTTCATCGAGAAGTTCATTGAAAGCCTGGGTGAACGGTACAACATCCGCGAGATCGCCTTTGACCGCTGGGGAGCGGTACAGATGGTGCAGAATCTGGAGGGTCTAGGCTTCACGGTGGTTCCCTTCGGTCAAGGCTTTAAGGATATGTCGCCGCCCACCAAGGAACTGATGAAGCTGACGCTGGAGGAGAAGCTTGCCCATGGCGGCCATCCGGTACTGCGGTGGATGATGGATAACATTTTCATTAAGACCGACCCGGCGGGTAATATCAAGCCGGATAAGGAGAAATCCACCGAGAGGATTGACGGCGCGGTGGCGACAATTATGGCACTTGACCGGGCGCTGCGAAATGGCAGTGGTCCCAGCGGCACTTCAGTCTATGATGAAAGGGGGCTATTGATTCTATGA
- a CDS encoding phage antirepressor Ant — translation MNELKIFSYEGKEVRTIQRNGEPWWVLKDVCDVLGLTTPTRVAERLDEDEVSQTHLTDAIGRQQETLIVSESGLYNVILRSDKPEAKKFKRWVTHEVLPQIRKHGAYITTSKLEEIMNDPDSWIKLLTALKKERQEKERLQLQAAEDRPKVVFADAVSVSEGTILIGELAKILKGNGIEIGQNRLFERLRQDGFLIKRKGTDYNAPTQKAMELGLFRVKETAITHSDGHVTISKTTKVTGKGQQYFINYFLGGGANGHGQA, via the coding sequence ATGAACGAACTAAAAATTTTCTCCTACGAGGGGAAAGAGGTCAGAACGATTCAGAGAAATGGGGAGCCGTGGTGGGTGCTGAAAGATGTATGTGATGTATTAGGATTGACGACACCTACCAGAGTAGCTGAGCGGCTTGACGAAGATGAAGTGAGTCAGACTCATCTCACCGACGCAATCGGCAGACAACAGGAAACTCTTATTGTCAGTGAGAGCGGGCTTTACAATGTTATCCTGCGCTCTGATAAGCCGGAAGCCAAGAAGTTCAAACGCTGGGTTACTCACGAGGTTCTACCGCAAATCCGCAAACATGGCGCATACATCACCACCTCCAAGCTGGAAGAGATCATGAATGATCCCGATTCCTGGATTAAGCTGCTTACAGCCCTTAAGAAAGAGCGGCAGGAAAAGGAACGACTCCAGCTTCAGGCCGCTGAAGACAGGCCCAAAGTGGTCTTTGCCGATGCGGTGTCGGTCTCGGAAGGCACCATCCTTATTGGCGAGCTGGCAAAAATCCTCAAAGGCAATGGAATAGAAATTGGGCAGAACCGCTTGTTTGAAAGGCTCCGACAGGACGGCTTCCTCATCAAGCGCAAAGGCACCGATTACAATGCACCGACCCAGAAGGCAATGGAACTGGGGCTGTTTAGGGTCAAGGAAACCGCCATCACCCATTCAGACGGACATGTCACCATTTCCAAGACCACTAAGGTGACCGGCAAAGGACAGCAGTATTTTATCAATTATTTTCTCGGTGGAGGTGCGAATGGCCATGGACAGGCGTAA
- a CDS encoding DUF4406 domain-containing protein: protein MAMDRRNSEGYPDPTAAEALTNVALEEKAKVKQYRPLVYICSPFAGDIDYNTSRARGYCRFAVSEGCIPLAPHLHYPQFMDDTDKESRELGLFFALILLTKCDTVWVFGSRISDGMTREIAKARRCGIPIRYFNEKCQEVQGT from the coding sequence ATGGCCATGGACAGGCGTAACAGCGAAGGATACCCCGACCCCACCGCCGCAGAAGCCCTGACAAACGTGGCTCTGGAGGAAAAAGCAAAAGTAAAGCAATACCGCCCGCTTGTCTATATTTGCTCGCCCTTTGCGGGGGATATTGACTACAATACAAGCCGTGCCCGCGGTTATTGCCGGTTTGCGGTCAGCGAGGGGTGTATTCCCCTTGCACCGCACCTCCACTACCCACAGTTCATGGATGACACCGATAAGGAAAGCCGTGAGCTTGGGCTATTTTTTGCACTGATTCTCCTTACCAAATGTGACACGGTGTGGGTGTTCGGCAGCCGGATTTCGGATGGAATGACCCGAGAAATTGCCAAAGCCAGGAGATGCGGGATTCCGATCCGGTACTTTAACGAGAAATGCCAGGAGGTGCAAGGCACATGA
- a CDS encoding DUF4314 domain-containing protein — MNNFPSRDIVEQLRKQYPHGTRVELVRMNDPYSRLRPGDKGTVDFVDDTGTLFCIWDCGSTLGVVYGEDIVKKLAVEMEDTIHE; from the coding sequence ATGAATAACTTTCCCTCCAGAGATATTGTGGAGCAACTGCGAAAGCAGTATCCCCACGGTACCCGTGTGGAACTGGTCAGGATGAACGACCCATATTCCAGACTGAGGCCTGGCGATAAGGGAACTGTGGACTTCGTTGACGACACGGGAACTCTATTCTGCATCTGGGACTGCGGCTCCACCCTTGGTGTTGTCTACGGTGAGGATATAGTGAAAAAGCTAGCGGTTGAAATGGAGGACACCATTCATGAATGA
- a CDS encoding virulence protein → MEIRFNVTGTRRKELVNAITEVTDTPANYKGAPTFAYEIGDFTVNKEGTLSFDSMTDSDLVERLLNELAERGFECETDDLLTIEMPLEGFTEAALENLDRLIASKAELIKKAIGADALPVERTETTLKFPWFRFDADGETVTAYSRFIGALCAAAKEQKRVTAKEKPVENEKFAFRVFLIRLGFVGDEYKAARRILLKNLSGNSAFKSGKPPKAEVTADE, encoded by the coding sequence ATGGAAATCAGATTCAACGTAACAGGCACGCGGCGCAAGGAACTGGTGAACGCGATCACCGAGGTTACAGACACTCCGGCCAACTATAAGGGTGCGCCGACCTTCGCCTATGAAATAGGCGACTTTACCGTAAACAAGGAGGGAACGCTCTCCTTTGACAGCATGACGGACAGCGACTTGGTTGAAAGGCTGCTTAATGAGCTTGCCGAGCGGGGTTTCGAGTGCGAAACCGACGATCTCCTGACCATTGAGATGCCGCTGGAGGGCTTTACCGAAGCGGCTCTTGAGAACCTCGACAGGCTCATTGCAAGCAAAGCAGAACTTATTAAGAAAGCAATTGGAGCGGACGCACTGCCTGTGGAACGGACGGAAACAACATTAAAGTTTCCATGGTTCAGGTTTGATGCCGACGGTGAAACGGTCACCGCCTACTCCCGCTTTATTGGTGCCCTTTGCGCGGCAGCAAAGGAACAGAAGCGAGTGACTGCCAAGGAAAAGCCGGTAGAAAATGAGAAGTTTGCTTTCCGGGTGTTCCTCATCCGGCTGGGCTTTGTGGGCGATGAGTATAAGGCGGCGCGTAGAATTCTATTGAAGAACCTTTCCGGCAACAGCGCGTTCAAAAGCGGCAAGCCGCCTAAAGCGGAGGTGACCGCCGATGAATAA
- a CDS encoding DUF5049 domain-containing protein, with protein sequence MNEKIKEQILSIRASGVTNMFDLHRVQYEAYLRGFHELVLYLKDHKGEYSRFILTGEDGEKE encoded by the coding sequence ATGAATGAAAAAATTAAAGAGCAAATCCTTTCCATTAGGGCAAGCGGAGTCACAAACATGTTTGACCTTCACCGCGTTCAGTATGAAGCATATCTGCGTGGCTTTCATGAACTGGTGCTTTACCTGAAGGACCATAAGGGCGAATACAGCCGCTTTATCCTGACAGGCGAGGACGGCGAAAAAGAATAA
- a CDS encoding site-specific DNA-methyltransferase, with amino-acid sequence MNTTERFEKVNIDRLVPYVRNARTHSKEQILQLRASLREFGFVNPAIVDKDLNVIAGHGRIMAAKEEGITEVPCVFAEHLTEAQKRAYIIADNRLALNAGWDAEMLSVEIADLQGSDFDINLLGFDDAELNKLLGSVEDVKDDDFDVERELQKPAITKPGDLWLLGKHRLVCGDSTKPDTFTLLMDGKLANLVVTDPPYNVNYEGTAGKIKNDNMAGDKFYQFLLEAFILTEKAMAKDASIYVFHADTEGLNFRRAFSDAGFYLSGTCIWKKQSLVLGRSPYQWQHEPILFGWKKAGKHAWYSDRKQSTIWEFDKPRKNADHPTMKPVPLIAYPILNSSLTGCIVLDPFGGSGSTLIACEQTDRVCHTVELDEKFCDVIVKRYIEQAGGTENVFLIRDGVKTAYMDVPGGAAE; translated from the coding sequence ATGAACACAACCGAGCGTTTTGAAAAAGTGAATATAGACCGGCTGGTGCCGTATGTCCGAAATGCCCGCACCCACAGCAAGGAGCAGATTCTCCAGCTTCGGGCTTCCTTACGGGAATTTGGCTTTGTCAATCCGGCCATCGTGGACAAGGATTTAAACGTCATTGCAGGCCATGGCAGAATCATGGCCGCCAAGGAGGAAGGCATTACAGAGGTTCCCTGCGTATTTGCAGAACACCTGACTGAAGCCCAGAAACGGGCCTATATCATCGCGGACAACCGTCTAGCTTTGAACGCTGGCTGGGATGCTGAGATGCTGTCAGTGGAGATTGCGGATTTGCAGGGGTCGGATTTTGATATCAACCTTCTTGGTTTCGATGATGCGGAGTTAAATAAGCTGCTGGGCAGTGTGGAAGATGTCAAGGACGACGATTTCGACGTGGAGAGAGAACTGCAAAAGCCTGCCATCACAAAGCCGGGTGACCTATGGCTTCTTGGAAAACACCGTCTTGTTTGCGGTGACAGTACAAAGCCCGATACCTTTACCCTGCTCATGGACGGCAAACTGGCTAACCTTGTGGTGACCGACCCTCCATATAATGTGAATTATGAAGGCACTGCGGGCAAAATCAAAAACGACAACATGGCTGGCGATAAGTTTTATCAATTCCTACTGGAGGCTTTTATCCTTACTGAAAAAGCAATGGCAAAAGATGCCAGCATCTATGTGTTCCACGCTGACACTGAGGGATTAAACTTCCGCAGGGCGTTTTCTGACGCTGGCTTTTACCTGTCTGGAACTTGCATCTGGAAGAAGCAGTCGCTGGTATTGGGGCGCTCGCCCTACCAGTGGCAGCACGAGCCGATACTCTTTGGCTGGAAGAAGGCTGGTAAGCACGCCTGGTACTCCGACCGTAAGCAGTCCACCATCTGGGAGTTTGACAAACCCAGGAAGAATGCCGACCACCCCACCATGAAGCCGGTGCCGCTGATTGCTTATCCCATCCTGAACTCCAGTCTGACGGGCTGTATCGTGCTTGATCCCTTCGGTGGTTCAGGTAGCACTCTTATCGCCTGTGAGCAAACAGATAGGGTTTGCCACACAGTAGAACTGGACGAAAAGTTCTGTGATGTGATCGTCAAAAGGTACATCGAGCAGGCAGGTGGTACGGAGAATGTGTTTCTCATCCGTGACGGCGTTAAAACAGCGTACATGGATGTACCGGGGGGAGCGGCGGAATAA